The window AAGTCAGATACAGCATGAAAAGTGGCAACAAGCATTGACACTAGCGGAAACAGATATCGTGACACAGCTATTATTTGACCATATACATGAAGTACATATCGATATGCTCGTTGAGATGCTGAATATTCGCTCCACTGCTGAAAAATTTGTTCTAGTGGTCTTACTGCCGAAGGGGGGAGAGCACTATTATATATCCATCAAGGAAAAGGTGCGCGAAAACGGAACTGCTTGGATAGGTGCGTTATATGGACGTCAGCTTCCTATCATTATGTTCCGTGATCAGGAGAAATCTTTTCGATTACAAGCGATTACATTAGCTGCATCAATTTTATCATTGGGCAAAAAGCAAATGGGTTCGGGTTGGTTTATAGGGATTGGCCAGGTTTATGAGCCATTAGACGAAATACGTCAGTCGTATCAAGAAGCGCTCATTGCGACCATAGATACAACGCTAGCGGCAAAAAGTCGTTTTTATGCTGACGTTCCAGCTTTAAGTTTAGAAACGGACAATCAAATTATCAAGCGGCAACAGAAAGATTTTTTTGACCAAATTCGTTTAGGGAATTGGGTGTCCATTCGTTCTGGTGTGTTGGATTTGATTCGGCAGCATGAGAATGGAGGGAATTCACTGATCTACACTCAGCAGCGGGTGCTCGAGTTGCTCTGGGTTGCGAACCGGGTTATGGATGAGATGGGAATGGAAGCGAACGCCCCTTTTTTCCCGTTTCAAGTACAGGATTACCGTCAATTACGAACGGAAACGCTTCTTCTGCTGGAACGCATGAATGCTATCTACGACGCGCATTATGATCAGGTTGAGGATGATAAGATACACCAAATTAAACAATTCATCTACGAACATTCACACAAGGCTATTTCATTGGATATTCTCGCGCAACGGGTCAACTTAAGCCCGATTTACATTAGTAAAATGTTCAAGGGAA of the Sporosarcina sp. FSL K6-1508 genome contains:
- a CDS encoding response regulator, encoding MKLLIVDDEPIEREGMQAILQKAFPDLTIYQGKNGKLAIELANVIQPDLILMDIMMPGMTGLEAIEKIQAEHSSIKFVMVTAFDMFDYAREAIKLGVKDYLLKPSRASEIVDTVGRVLEECRREREAEATSQIQHEKWQQALTLAETDIVTQLLFDHIHEVHIDMLVEMLNIRSTAEKFVLVVLLPKGGEHYYISIKEKVRENGTAWIGALYGRQLPIIMFRDQEKSFRLQAITLAASILSLGKKQMGSGWFIGIGQVYEPLDEIRQSYQEALIATIDTTLAAKSRFYADVPALSLETDNQIIKRQQKDFFDQIRLGNWVSIRSGVLDLIRQHENGGNSLIYTQQRVLELLWVANRVMDEMGMEANAPFFPFQVQDYRQLRTETLLLLERMNAIYDAHYDQVEDDKIHQIKQFIYEHSHKAISLDILAQRVNLSPIYISKMFKGKLGINYIDFLTECRIEKAKKLLNDPERSLKEITFEGRLS